A DNA window from Trichosurus vulpecula isolate mTriVul1 chromosome 2, mTriVul1.pri, whole genome shotgun sequence contains the following coding sequences:
- the GPR3 gene encoding G-protein coupled receptor 3, which yields MQGVGGPLDWLAPGNESGVESPRDTGPASSLPLPTVWDVVLCISGTLVFCENAVVVAIIVGTPAFRAPMFLLIGSLASADLLAGLGLILHFASKYCIGSPILSLVLVGILVTAFTASIYSLLAITVDRYLSLYNALTYYSETTVTRTYAMLVLVWGGALGLGLLPVLAWNCLDEPASCGVVSPLTKNHLVVLAVVFFMVFGVMLQLYAQICRIVCRHAQQIALQRHLLPASHYVATRKGIATLAVVLGAFAACWLPFAVYCLLGDSHSPLLYTYLTLLPATSNSLFNPVIYAFRNHDIQKVLWAVCCCCSSSKSPFRSRSPSDV from the coding sequence ATGCAGGGGGTAGGAGGCCCTCTGGACTGGCTGGCGCCAGGGAATGAGAGTGGTGTGGAGTCCCCACGGGACACCGGCCCAgcctcctctctgcccctccccacagTTTGGGACGTGGTGCTGTGCATCTCTGGGACCCTGGTATTCTGCGAGAATGCGGTGGTCGTGGCCATCATCGTGGGCACACCGGCCTTCCGGGCTCCCATGTTCCTGCTCATTGGTAGCCTGGCGTCTGCAGACCTGCTAGCTGGCCTGGGCCTCATCCTGCACTTTGCCTCCAAATATTGTATTGGCTCCCCCATCCTGAGCCTGGTCCTGGTGGGAATCCTGGTCACTGCCTTCACTGCCAGCATCTACAGCCTGTTGGCCATCACTGTGGACCGCTACCTGTCCCTCTACAATGCACTCACCTACTACTCTGAGACCACAGTGACAAGGACATATGCCATGCTGGTGCTGGTGTGGGGGGGTGCTCTGGGCCTGGGCCTCCTTCCTGTGCTGGCCTGGAACTGCCTGGATGAGCCAGCCTCCTGCGGCGTCGTGAGCCCACTGACCAAGAACCACCTGGTGGTCCTGGCTGTGGTCTTCTTCATGGTGTTTGGCGTGATGCtacagctgtatgcccagatctgCCGGATCGTCTGCCGCCATGCCCAGCAGATCGCCCTCCAGAGGCACCTGCTGCCCGCCTCCCACTATGTGGCCACTCGCAAGGGCATTGCCACCCTGGCCGTGGTGCTGGGGGCCTTTGCCGCCTGCTGGCTTCCTTTTGCGGTCTACTGCCTGTTGGGTGACTCCCACTCACCCCTGCTCTACACCTATCTCACCTTGCTCCCGGCCACCTCCAACTCTCTCTTCAACCCTGTCATCTATGCCTTCCGAAATCACGACATCCAGAAAGTCTTGTGGGCCGTCtgttgctgctgctcctcctccaaGTCCCCCTTCCGCTCTCGCTCCCCCAGTGACGTCTAG
- the CD164L2 gene encoding CD164 sialomucin-like 2 protein isoform X2 — protein sequence MAVPGPRALRAALCSGCCCLLLCAQLAAAGKGGRGLGRGGLLGLNIWGPAAVAECKQLESCRRCVEGEPARNLSGCVWEHCGGEESGHGHCVAREEEAKEGCSIYNHTALCPAAPQPPTQEPKAFTSGSPATVPPLDSHTPGFDGASFVGGIVLVLSLQAVTFFLIRFIRVKDNTYQTL from the exons ATGGCCGTGCCGGGGCCCCGAGCCCTCCGGGCTGCGCTTTGCAGCGGCTGCTGCTGCCTCCTGCTCTGTGCCCAACTCGCAGCAGCCG GTAAAGGAGGCAGAGGTTTGGGCAGGGGGGGCCTGCTCGGCCTTAACATCTGGGGCCCTGCTGCTGTTGCTGAATGCAAACAGCTGGAATCCTGCAGGCGCTGCGTGGAGGGGGAACCTGCTCGAAACCTTTCAGGCTGTGTGTGGGAACACTGTGGGGGTGAGGAGTCAG gacATGGGCACTGTGTAGCTCGGGAAGAGGAGGCCAAGGAAGGCTGCTCTATCTATAACCACACAGCCCTGTGCCCAG CTGCTCCACAGCCACCCACCCAGGAACCAAAGGCATTCACATCAG GCAGCCCTGCCACTGTCCCGCCTCTGGACTCCCACACGCCTGGCTTTGATGGGGCTAGCTTTGTTGGGGGCATAGTGCTGGTGCTGAGTCTGCAGGCTGTAACCTTCTTCCTCATCCGTTTTATCCGAGTCAAGGACAACACCTATCAGACACTGTAA
- the CD164L2 gene encoding CD164 sialomucin-like 2 protein isoform X1, producing the protein MAVPGPRALRAALCSGCCCLLLCAQLAAAGKGGRGLGRGGLLGLNIWGPAAVAECKQLESCRRCVEGEPARNLSGCVWEHCGGEESGHGHCVAREEEAKEGCSIYNHTALCPAAPQPPTQEPKAFTSGSPATVPPLDSHTPGFDGASFVGGIVLVLSLQAVTFFLIRFIRVKDNTYQTLI; encoded by the exons ATGGCCGTGCCGGGGCCCCGAGCCCTCCGGGCTGCGCTTTGCAGCGGCTGCTGCTGCCTCCTGCTCTGTGCCCAACTCGCAGCAGCCG GTAAAGGAGGCAGAGGTTTGGGCAGGGGGGGCCTGCTCGGCCTTAACATCTGGGGCCCTGCTGCTGTTGCTGAATGCAAACAGCTGGAATCCTGCAGGCGCTGCGTGGAGGGGGAACCTGCTCGAAACCTTTCAGGCTGTGTGTGGGAACACTGTGGGGGTGAGGAGTCAG gacATGGGCACTGTGTAGCTCGGGAAGAGGAGGCCAAGGAAGGCTGCTCTATCTATAACCACACAGCCCTGTGCCCAG CTGCTCCACAGCCACCCACCCAGGAACCAAAGGCATTCACATCAG GCAGCCCTGCCACTGTCCCGCCTCTGGACTCCCACACGCCTGGCTTTGATGGGGCTAGCTTTGTTGGGGGCATAGTGCTGGTGCTGAGTCTGCAGGCTGTAACCTTCTTCCTCATCCGTTTTATCCGAGTCAAGGACAACACCTATCAGACACT GATCTGA